DNA from Fibrobacter sp.:
CAAAAGGAAATGTCATTTTTGTGACAAAAAGCACCATTTCGAAAAGAGACGCAAGTCACACCGGCCATCAAAAAGGCCTTATTTCGTTGAAAATCAACAAGTTACGCCTAGAAGGGTTATTTCGGAATTTGTCCCATATCACCCTCCCCCAAAGCGGCCCTTTCCTAGCACATCCAAAAAACGTATTTTAGGGTACAGGTGTATCAAGGAGGTTGTGATGAAAAGACTAATCGCCGTAGCCATGTGCGCGCTTTTTGCCGGTTGCCTCGAACCACAGGAAATCAAGGTGGTGCTTCCCGCGCAAAAAACTCCCCCGCAAAGTGCATCCGCATTCGACAACAACCTCGACTGGATTTCCGTAAAGTCAGTCAAGGTTTTCTCGACCGGCGACAAGAGAACCGAAGTCGACTTCATCACCGTCAGCTCCAGCCAGGACATAGAAAGGGCCCTCAAAGAAGACGCCCTGCACTGGATTACGGATTCCATATTCATTTACCAGTCCAGCCGGGAGCTGCTAATCCGGGAATACAGGCGCGACGCCCCGAAGTTCTACGAATACCCTCGCGGGAAGTACGTGCTGGAGTTCATTCCTACTTCTGATAAATAGAGGAATCCACGGAATAGAACCGGCGGTGCGTGAACCCGTACCACAGGGCCGGATTTTCGGCAATTCGCGATTCGAGCCATCCGTTAAATTCATCAATAACAAGCGACGGGGACATTTCCCTTGTCCGCAACGGAATTTCTTCGGCATGGAGAATGCGGCGGTTGCGGTCTTCTTCAAGCCAGCAGACATATACGGGCGTCCCAGGACGGTGCTTCAGCAAAAAATCCGGAAGCGGGTTCATCCTGGCTTCCTGCCCGAGGAATTTTCCCGGAAGGGCGCTCGAGATACGGCTATCCTGATCGGCGAGCAGGCAGAACAGCTTGCCCTCATCGAGCAGGCGCAGGAATTCTCGGGGAGTACGTGCATCCACCCCGTAGCTTCGGCCATCGACCGCACGAATTTTCTTGTCCAGCACGCGATTGAGCCAGGCGGGCCTAACCGGAATGTAGCTCGCCACAAGGGGCACGCCCAAGCGGCAGAGCCACGGGCCAATGGCCTCGTAATTTCCGTAATGTGCCGTAAGGAATATGCCCCCACCCCGCATTTTCTCGAGAACCGGGGCAGCGCCATCCGCAAGAGCGAACTCCATACCATCGCACGTACAGGGGAACGATGCTGTATCGGCGGGCAACTTCTTGTATGTAGCAAAACCGAAAAGCAAATCCCCCGCATGGCGCGACACATTGGACAAAAGCCTTCGATAAAGCTGGCCAGCCTCTTCATGCGGAACCGCAGTTGAGACATGGCGCAGGTTCGCATAGACAACACCGCGCTTCCACCGCGCAAGGCGGAGCAGGGCACTCGCCCCCTTAAAAAAAAATGCGGATGCTATTCTGCGAAAAAAAATCATTGCGCCTACAATATACAATCACAAGCTACACAATTTTCAGGGTATTTTGCGGAATACATTCAAAAAAGCGTGAGCAAACGCACGAAATCGCAGATTTCGCCACTGAGAATTTATTTGTAACAAAATGATAACATCCGCTTTTTTGCGATTCGTAAAAAAAAAATATATGTTCAAATAAAACTTATTAGGAGGGACAATATGAAAAAAACATTTATATCAGCAACTTTATTCGGAGTTGCCTTTGCGACAGCCTTGGCTCAAGGGGCTGAAACAGCAAAAACATTCAACATTCTTTTGCCCAGCGAAAGCGAATGGCAAACAGACGTACCTACGCTCTCGTACACGGAAAACGGTGAAAAGAAAACCGTCATCATGTCGCCCGTTGCCGGCAAATGCGGATGGTTCCAGACGACCTTCAACACGGCTCCGAAGGACGCCATTATTGGCCTCAGGCACAATCCCGAATTACAACTGGGTCTCTATGGTTTTTGGGACGAAGACGACAGAGCCAATCCCATGGATTTAAGCGTCGTTTATGATGCATACGCAGTAAACTCGCTCTACTTTATCCCTGATGATAGCGAGTGGCTCAACAATGAAAGCCATGGCTGGTACACAACATACCCGGAAGTCGAAGGAATTTGCACGTTCAACCTGGCCACACTGATTTACGATACCGACCAGTCCATCAACACGCTGTTCTCCTTTGATGAAACAAGCGAACTCGACAGCTGTGTCGGCCTGCATACGGGAATCGTCAATACCGACCTTGGCACCGACAACAAGCCGGTATTCTCCGGCAGCGACACCGCCAAGAAGTGTTTCGTCGATGCAAACAAATTCAAGACGCTCTTCAATTACACCAAAGACGTAAACGAAGCGCAATGCTACGACATGCTCTTCCAGCGTAACGAAACGGACGCCCGTTGGACATTCGATTCCAATCCGCTCGGTGGATTCTTCCCGGTAGAAAACACCGGGGATTCAACTGTCGTAACGATCAACGAAGTCAAGATGGGGCCGACCTCCGATGCTCGCACCAAGAGGGCGACCGGAACTGCCGAAGACACTCGCAACCAGCAGTTCTGCGCAGAGTCGCACACCACGTTCACCTACTTCAAGGACCTCGAATTTTCGTTCAGCAACACCGACGACATGTGGGTATTCGTTAACAAAAAACTCGCCATCGACAAGGGCGGACTGAACGAATCTGCCCCTGTCAACCTGACATTGAAGGACCTCAACTCCATCTATGGTGACAACTTCCTCGTCGAAGGCAGAGATTATCCGCTGGAAGTATTCTACTGCAACCGTCGTTCTACAGCCCCGAACTTCAGTTTCGCAGCGAATGTATTCCTCCCGAGCAGTTTCGGCTTAGACATCAAAACGCAACCTTTGAATAACGAAGGCAACCAATTGGATATCTGCTATGAATATACGCCAGCATCTAATTGCGAACAAACTTTTGGCACAGCCACAATCAAGGGCTGCCTCAAAGATAGCCTCATTACGGATACCAAGTTCACCATCACGACACGAGAGAACGGTATACCCGAAGGCTGCGATATATGCAAAAACCTCCCGCAAGGGCAGATTTCCTTCGGCGGAATTGACCTGACTAACCCCAGTGTACCCGTTATCTATCCGCAAAGAATAACTGGACTTGCTCCGGGCACATACCGTCTAAACGTCGAAATTCGTGGCAAGAGGGCTTACTACAGGTTCCGCATCCAGGGTGAAACCGAAGTCATCCGTACAAGCGTAGCCAAACTCGCCCATTCTGGCTTCAATATCAAGATGGCGAATCCGCACCAGTTCTCCATCGTGACCGGCAACTCGAATATCGCCAAGACCTATGCCGTCATGGACATGCAGGGAAGAATTGTAAACAAAGGCGTAATAAATTCGACAGAAACGCTCGTGCCTGCACTCATTCCGGGTTCGTACGTTGTCAAAATAGGGGTCGATTACAAACGGGTGAACATTCGCTAATCGCAATTCGTTTATTATATTGCATAGAGAAGGCTGAACCACCCAAAAAAACAAGGTAGCCATGTCTGCAAAAGTAACGAGTAGCGATAAAATAGAAGATCTGTTCCCGGAAACCCCCATCCGTAAAATCATCACGCCGATGGAACGGCTGATGAAGGTGGAGACTACCGGGGGCATTGTCCTTATCATCATGACGGTTGCCGCCCTCCTGTGGGCGAACCTGAGTCCAGAAACGTACCATCACTTCTGGCACATGCCTTTCGCTCTTACGATTGGCAGCTGGATTGGCAGTGCGGATTTGCACTGGCTCATCAACGACGCGATGATGACGATTTTCTTCTTCAACATCGGACTCGAAGTCAAGGGCGAAATGACCTACGGTGAGCTCAGGAACCCGAAGGCCGCCAGCCTGCCTATTATAGCGGCAGCGGGCGGCATGCTGTTCCCCGCGCTCATCTACCTGTTGCTGTGCCCGCATGGAGAACATACCGCCGCCCATGGTTGGGGTGTTCCGACTGCGACCGATATCGCGTTCGTCGTGGGCTGCATGGCAATCCTCGGAAAGAAGGTGCCGCATGCGCTCCGCGTGATGATCCTGACTCTTGCCATCGCAGACGATATCGGAGCCATCCTCGTGATTGCCATCGGCTACCCGAGTGGTGACGGCATCAACTTTGCCGCCCTCGGCACCGGTTTCGCCTTGCTCGTGCTTATCAACGTCCTGTTCCGAATCGGCGTACGCAACCTGCTGCTTCATGGCGTCATTGGCGTTGCCGTGTGGGCCTTCTTCGTAAAGAGCGGCGTACACCCGACAATCGCTGGCGTGCTGCTCGGACTGTCGGTGCCGGCCAAGCCTGTTCTCGCAAGCGGAAAACTAGCCCGCTTCGCAGGCAACGTCGGTGGAGCCCTTTCGGGCGAAGCGAAGGACCGCAACGAACAGTACGAGGTGTTCACGCTCCTCAAGCGCGGTGCACGCGAAAGTATCTCGATGCAGGAACGCCTGTTCAAGCCGCTCGTACCCTGGGTAAACTTCTTCATCATGCCGCTGTTCGCCCTGAGCAACGCGGGTGTCGAAATCAAGCTCGGCGGTGTCGAAGTTCCCGTAATGGGAGCTGTCGCGCTCGCCCTTATCCTGGGCAAGCCCATCGGCATTTTCCTCTTCAGTCTGCTCGCTGTCAAGATCGGCATCTCGGTCAAGCCCAGCTACAGCTGGAGAATCCTGTGGGGCGGAGGCATGCTCGCCGGTATCGGGTTCACCATGGCCCTCTTCGTCGCGAACCTCGCATTCGATGTGGGTGACCGTCAAGACTCCGCGAAGCTCGGCATCTTGCTTGGAAGCTTCTGCGCCGCGATTCTCGGCACCATCTACATGAGCATCGTCTCTAAAACAAAAAATAGTTAGTAGTCGCCAGTCACTGGTCAACGGAAAAACCTACGACCAACGACCGACAACCAGCGTCCATGCCTCATTTTGTCTACATGCTCCGTTGTGCGGGAAACCGCATATACACGGGGTATGCCGTCGACGTAGAGGCACGTTACGAGCAACACAAATCCGGAAAGGGAGCGAAGTTCACCAAGTCGTTCCCGCCGGAATGCATTCTGCAAAAGTTTGAACTGCAATCGTACGAAGAAGCGCTCCGGCTGGAAGCGCGAATCAAGAAGCTGTCCCGCCCGGACAAGGAACGCCTTGCCGCAGGCGACACGGTGCTTACCGCGGAACTTCTCGGCGGGCTCGGTGAAACGCTAGACCAGAAGAAGAAGCGCATTAGAAAAGAAGCCCGCGCAAAGAAGGCAGACAAAGGCAGCGGACCCATGGAGGCAACCGCGAACAAAAAGAAAAGCAGGCCCGCGGGAGCGAATGGCCGCAAGTCTGCAAAATCAAAAGGCACGAAGCCTAGCGAAGAGTGAGCTTCTTGCTAATCTGGACCTTCCCGCGGGAATCGAGGAACTTGGCCACATAGGCGCCCGCAGGTATTTCCGCAAGGTCCAAGC
Protein-coding regions in this window:
- a CDS encoding lysophospholipid acyltransferase family protein — its product is MIFFRRIASAFFFKGASALLRLARWKRGVVYANLRHVSTAVPHEEAGQLYRRLLSNVSRHAGDLLFGFATYKKLPADTASFPCTCDGMEFALADGAAPVLEKMRGGGIFLTAHYGNYEAIGPWLCRLGVPLVASYIPVRPAWLNRVLDKKIRAVDGRSYGVDARTPREFLRLLDEGKLFCLLADQDSRISSALPGKFLGQEARMNPLPDFLLKHRPGTPVYVCWLEEDRNRRILHAEEIPLRTREMSPSLVIDEFNGWLESRIAENPALWYGFTHRRFYSVDSSIYQK
- a CDS encoding GIY-YIG nuclease family protein; this translates as MLRCAGNRIYTGYAVDVEARYEQHKSGKGAKFTKSFPPECILQKFELQSYEEALRLEARIKKLSRPDKERLAAGDTVLTAELLGGLGETLDQKKKRIRKEARAKKADKGSGPMEATANKKKSRPAGANGRKSAKSKGTKPSEE
- a CDS encoding fibro-slime domain-containing protein, with the protein product MKKTFISATLFGVAFATALAQGAETAKTFNILLPSESEWQTDVPTLSYTENGEKKTVIMSPVAGKCGWFQTTFNTAPKDAIIGLRHNPELQLGLYGFWDEDDRANPMDLSVVYDAYAVNSLYFIPDDSEWLNNESHGWYTTYPEVEGICTFNLATLIYDTDQSINTLFSFDETSELDSCVGLHTGIVNTDLGTDNKPVFSGSDTAKKCFVDANKFKTLFNYTKDVNEAQCYDMLFQRNETDARWTFDSNPLGGFFPVENTGDSTVVTINEVKMGPTSDARTKRATGTAEDTRNQQFCAESHTTFTYFKDLEFSFSNTDDMWVFVNKKLAIDKGGLNESAPVNLTLKDLNSIYGDNFLVEGRDYPLEVFYCNRRSTAPNFSFAANVFLPSSFGLDIKTQPLNNEGNQLDICYEYTPASNCEQTFGTATIKGCLKDSLITDTKFTITTRENGIPEGCDICKNLPQGQISFGGIDLTNPSVPVIYPQRITGLAPGTYRLNVEIRGKRAYYRFRIQGETEVIRTSVAKLAHSGFNIKMANPHQFSIVTGNSNIAKTYAVMDMQGRIVNKGVINSTETLVPALIPGSYVVKIGVDYKRVNIR
- the nhaA gene encoding Na+/H+ antiporter NhaA: MSAKVTSSDKIEDLFPETPIRKIITPMERLMKVETTGGIVLIIMTVAALLWANLSPETYHHFWHMPFALTIGSWIGSADLHWLINDAMMTIFFFNIGLEVKGEMTYGELRNPKAASLPIIAAAGGMLFPALIYLLLCPHGEHTAAHGWGVPTATDIAFVVGCMAILGKKVPHALRVMILTLAIADDIGAILVIAIGYPSGDGINFAALGTGFALLVLINVLFRIGVRNLLLHGVIGVAVWAFFVKSGVHPTIAGVLLGLSVPAKPVLASGKLARFAGNVGGALSGEAKDRNEQYEVFTLLKRGARESISMQERLFKPLVPWVNFFIMPLFALSNAGVEIKLGGVEVPVMGAVALALILGKPIGIFLFSLLAVKIGISVKPSYSWRILWGGGMLAGIGFTMALFVANLAFDVGDRQDSAKLGILLGSFCAAILGTIYMSIVSKTKNS